Within Paludisphaera rhizosphaerae, the genomic segment TTTCACAAGCCGGCCGATTATCAGGCGTTCCTGGTGCTCGCGGCCGAGGCCGTGGTCCGGCTGCCGATGCGGGTCGTGGCGTATTGCCTGATGCCCAACCACTTCCACCTGGTACTCTGGCCCCGCGAGGACGGCGACCTGTCGCGCTGGATGCACTGGCTGATGACCTCGCATGTGAGGCGATACCTGCGGCATTACCACAGCAGCGGCCACGTCTGGCAGGGGCGATTCAAGGCGTTCGCGATCCAGGAGGACGAGCACCTGCTGAAGGTGATCCGCTACGTCGAGCGGAACGCGCTGCGGGCCGGTCTCGCCGAACGGGCCGAAGGCTGGCCCTGGTCGAGCCTCCACCCCATCGCCGACGGCCC encodes:
- a CDS encoding transposase; protein product: FHKPADYQAFLVLAAEAVVRLPMRVVAYCLMPNHFHLVLWPREDGDLSRWMHWLMTSHVRRYLRHYHSSGHVWQGRFKAFAIQEDEHLLKVIRYVERNALRAGLAERAEGWPWSSLHPIADGPPLDSGPAPRGVDWTNFVNTPMTESEMAAIRLSLRRDRPYGGETWTLQTAALLGLESSLRPRGRPRKPTTSDESKGVNTP